The Dyadobacter sp. 676 DNA window TGTCGGGAATGGCCTATCCGACTTATTATGAAGGCTTGTTTTTCGATTTGCGCCAGGCACTGAACGAAGCTGTGGAGCAGGCGCGGCAGGCGAACAGGGAATTACATGCGGTCGACGGCACCAATAGCGGGTTCAACGCGGATTCCCTTGTTTCCATTACGCAGGACGTTTGTATCCTGCCCAAGCTCTTCCGGAGGCTTTGCGAATACATGGTCAATTACGGAACGTCCGTCGGCTTCAAGGAAAAACTGGCACAGTCCCGCGAGCCGGTTCTGGATCTTGTCAAAAACAATTTTACGCATCTGGATACCTTCGTCGAGCAGCAGGACGGAAGTACGGAAATCCGGCTTACCCGTTTACCGGAGCAACTGATTTTCGATCCAATGCCGACACGCCCGGTCAATACCTTCTCTGCATTGATGGCCCCCGAGGTCGGTATGGTTACGCCCGATATAGCGGCCAATTTGTTGCTGGAGAGAAGTTTGTTGCGAAATTTCCTGTAACGCGCCGCATGCCGGTATTCATCCCCGCAGGAATAACCGCGAGCGGATGGGCACGCAGCCGCCGGGGCGGTATAATTCCGTACGTAATTCAGATGTAAAGGAAGGCGAGTGATTTCCGGTCATTCGCCTTAACTTTGCATATGAATGATCCAATACTACTTCCTGTTGATTATTTGGGTGAAACCCATGAGTTTCCGGTAACTATTGTGCCTCTCGGCTATGCCTATCGACTGCATGTGGACCTCGACGGCAGGATATTGATTTTTGAAAAGGATGATCAGGGTAAATACCGGGTTATCGATCACTCCGGCGATCATTCGAAGATCGACAAAGGGCTTGTTGCGGCAATTGTATCGACTCTGGAAGCATTATGAAACGGCTTGTACACTGGCCGGGAATCTTAAAAAAAATGTGGTTCCGGTCCCCGGATTGCTGGCGAAGGTTATTTCTCCTCCTAACAGATCCGTGTATCTTTTAACCAGCGAAAGACCGAGCCCTCCCGAGCGCGACAGGACTCGTACCGGGTTTTTCCAGGTTTCCAGGATGTCTTTCCGGCGTCCTTTCGAAATTCCCTGACCGGAGTCCCGAATGCAAAACAGATGGTCCGACTGGTCCCGCCGGTAAACGACAGAAACTTCTCCGCCACCCTTCGTAAATTTGACAGCATTGTTGATCAGGTTCCGGATAATGATCGTGAACACCTGCGGGTTACCGGTTAGCGTGAGGTTTTCGGGGAGATCGATGGTGAATGCCAGTCCGTTCAGCTTTGCGATGTCGCCATAAACCCGGAGCGTGTCGCGGACCGAATCGAGAACATTGAAGCGATGATCGTGGCTTATGAGCCGGCTGTCGAATTTGGTCATATCGAGCAGGTTCATCAGCAGGTTCTGCGTGTTGACGATCGACTGCCGCATTTCCGACTGGAGCATTTTGCGCTCGTCGGCATTGAGTTCGTAATTCCCTATGATATCCAGGTACTTGCCGAGCGACACCAGCGGCGTGTGGTAATCGTGCGAAATGACGGAGATAAGCCGTGATTTCTCTTCGTGCAATTCGTCCAGCAGCGCTGCCCGCTGTTCGGCCTTCTCTTTTTCCCTGGTATAATTGCTGATAACGTAGCCGAGCCCGCCGAGAAAAAGCAGGATGTTGATCGTGTAAGTGGAGGCGACATCGATAAACTGCTCGCGCCGGTCGGCATAATGGACGATCACGAAAGCCGGGTCGTGGTATTCGAGCCAGAGCAGCGATCCAACCAGTCCTATATTCAGGATGGTCAGTACCAGATATTCTTTCCGCGGCGTTGTGATGAGCGACAGGTAAAAGACCAGGCAGAACGACAACAAGGTGGAGCCGCTGATGCCGGCGCTGAGCCGGTAGCTGACCACAAAAAAGCCGTGGAAGAGAAGGGAGTAAATGTAAACGGCGATAGTCGTCCGTTTTTTGACGCGCGACAGATAATAAAGTCCCAGTTGCAGCGGGAGCAGTATTCCGGTAATCAGCGCGTAGGTGGTCATACCGACGGCGATACTGAAAAAGAGCACATACACCATCACACAAACCGTGATCGCGCCCATGAAATGGAAGATCCTGCTCTGGAGTGAAAATTCCGACGGGTCGCCGTAAAGCCGGAGCGTGAGCGAACCGAGGCGGGTCAGGATGCGGTTGTTCGGCCCTGGGAGATATTTGTTCATTCAAAATACTTGATAACGGTCTCGGCTGGAATTTGCCGCAGGCAAAATTAAGAGGATGTGTGCAGTTCGCAGGGGTTTTCTTAATGTACATTAATCTTTTTGCCGGTGTACGCAGGTTGTTTTATGCAAACAAAATAATTTTGACGCTAACCGACCTGGCATAACAAATGCAGCAACTCATCACGCATATCAGCAAATTCGGTTCGATCGACGCGGGTAAACTGGCGGAGATAGGACAATATTTCGAGGCACGGACTTTCAAAAAACGCGAGCTTCTTCTGGAAGAAGGGCAGCGGTGCAACGAGAAGTTCTTTATTGTAAAAGGATGCGTGAACCTGTTTTACCTCCGGCAAAATGGCGTGGAGCAGACTATTGATTTCGCATTGGAAAACTGGTGGACGACCGATTTTATGGCGTTTCAGAATGGTGGAACGGCGCAGTTTTCCATCCGGGCGATCGAAACCACGGAAGTCCTGAGCATTTCGGCCGCCCGGCAACGGGAAATGCTCGCCAACGAAATACCTGAACTTCACGGGTACTTCCACGCCGTGTTCCAGCGGGCATACGCGGCTTCCCAGGTCCGGATCAGAAAGCTGTACGAATTGTCCAAGGAGGAACTCTACCACGACTTCATCAGCAGTTATCCCGCCTTCATTCAACGGGTACCGCAATACCTGCTCGCATCTTTTTTGGGTTTTACACCCGAATACCTCAGCGAAATCCGAAAGAAATCCCTTTCTTAAACCAGCTTAAGAAGTTCCTCCTTCCGGTTGGCCAATTTTGTATTGAAAACAAAACGATGTCAACCATGAAGAAAATTGTTAAACGCCTGGATGTCTGGAAAGAAGAACCCCTCTACTGGACCCATATGTCGGCCATCGAAAAGCGGGTGTATGCCTCGTCGGTTCCCAGAAGCCTGATCGAGCTCATTAAGATAAGGGCCTCCCAAATCAATAAATGCGTGTTTTGTATCGATTACCATACCAACGAGGCCTTGCAGCTCGGGGAGTCGCCCCGCCGGATATTCGTGCTTTCGGCCTGGAAGGAAAGCCCGCTGTTTACCGAGGTTGAGAAAAGCGCCCTGCAACTGACGGAAGAAATCACCCATATTTCGGTGGATGGCGTCGCGGATGAAACTTATGAGCGGATAAAAACCCATTTCAGCGCCGGCGAGATCGCCGATCTCATCATATGTATTTGTCATATCAATTTTATGAACCGGATCGGCATTTCCACACAAACGGTTGCAATTTAAGAGGTATGAAGCGGACGCCTGGCCGGTCGGCCGCCGGCCAGGACGGTGCTTAACCGATTGCCTCGATAGATAATGCCTGGCGGCATGTGTGAATGCGGCTACACACCCGCGCGATCAACCGGAGCTAATACCGGCTACCTGGCTTTCAGTTTCGCCAGCGCCTCCCGGGCGCCGTTGTTGCCGGGGTTCAGCGAGAGCGATTTCTCGTAGGCCGGGATCGCCTCGTCCGTGCGGTTCAAAAGCATCAGGCATTCGCCGTAGCTGTCGAATGTGTTGAATGCTTCTGGATACAGTTCCGTATTCAGCCGGAATACCTTGACGGCCTGTTCGGGTGTCTTAATTATTTGATAACCAAAAGTGTTAATGCCCTGCTCGCTGACGTCGTACCGCGATCCTTCCCCTTTCCCGACCTCCGCTCTGATAAAGGCGATCGTTTCGTCTACGGACTTCGCCGTTGCATGGTATTGAGAGATCGGAAGCAAATTCAGCCGCCTTTCTTTGATTTTTTGTTCGGCGAGTGTTTCTACGTTGTACGCACGCCTTTCTTCATCGGTAATTTTTGTCGAATCGATCTTATAACGCTCGAACCGGGCATTGGGGCCCATCTTTACATACTGGGTCCCGTAAACCTGCGGCATACCTTTTCGCATCAGGTCCCTGTCGATGGCCGCCGCCAGCAACCACTTATTGATGGTCGTATCCAGTGAAATGGCTTTTTTCATCAAACGGATCGCCATACCGGAAGCTAACGTGTCTGTTCCGTGCTGGAAGATCATCGCGCCGTGGTAGAAATCCTTCCCGGTAACTACCTTGTTGGAATCGAGAAGCTCGGCTACCCGTTTTCGCCTGAGCGCGTCGTCCTTGTTAAGCTGGTTCCAATCGATACTGGCCACTTTCCTTGCAGACTGATCTTCGTCGTACATTCTTTTGATCTCCGCATTATCGGCGGTCTGCGCACGGACAACGGGCAGCAATGCGAAATATATCAGGAGCGCGGGAATGGCGAATTTCATTTGCTGATCGGGTTTTAATGAAACGCGGGGACCGGTACCACAAAAGCGGGGTGTTTTGAATATATACTGGAATCAGATACTACCATCGTAACCGAGATTGTCTGCCTATGGGGTGGCCGAACACCGCAAACGATTCCGTTGTCTATATTCCCGGCGTTTCGTCTACATTATTTTTGCCGGCGCAGGTATTTCGCTTTCTTTATATATGTTGTTCAAAATCAGCATTTATAGTTATGAAAACATACCGGAACCTGCTGGCGGTAATGCTTCTCGCACCACTGCTGGCCTGCCTTGCCCGTTTCAATGCGTTTGAAACTTTTAGTCGGCCGCCGGCCAACCCGGGCCGATACGAATGGAAGCAAGTGCTGCCGCCCGGCAACGGGACGCAGCAACATGAATGGAAACCCGGCACTTTTCCGATGGGCATCGTTCCCGTGGTTGCTTTCGACGGGCAACTTTGGATGACCGGACAAAAAGCGGCCTGGTCGTCGGTGAATGGTACCACCTGGGTGCGTCACGCGAAGAAGGACTGGGGCGAACGCATTAATTTGTCGAACATCTATTTTAATAACAGGCTCTGGACTTACGGAGGAATGCGTTACCAGGATAGGGAGCTGGTCAATGAAGTGTGGTCTACCCGGAATGGCTCCGATTGGCAACGGGCAGGAAACGCGGCCTGGGAACCCAGAAAGGGGCACGCATTGGTAGTTTTTAAAAACAAGTTATGGCTTTTAGGCGGCACGACGAAGGTCTCGCGGGACTTCGAGCCTCTTGAAATGAAGAACGACATCTGGTCGTCGGTCGACGGGTTTACGTGGACGAGGGAAGTAGCCGGTGCGCCGTGGTCGCCGCGGGATTCGCCGCAGGTGGTGGTTTTGCGGGACACGCTGTACCTGCTCGGCGGGCAGGGCCTGGCCGACGTATGGCGCTCCGTGGACGGAAAAAACTGGGTACAACTCACGGCCGGGGCCGATTGGGGGAAACGATACGACAAGGGCGTACACGCATTCGACGGCAAGCTGTGGGTTTTTGGTGGCCGCGATACCAATCCCGATCATTATAAGGCCGCTCAGAACGACGTCTGGCACTCGGCAAATGGTGCAGACTGGACGCGTCACGACGGACATGCGCCATGGAGCGTCCGCAGCGGGCTGCATAGCGTGGTATTCCGCGATCAGATCTGGCTTTTCAGCGGCAAACACACCGGCGGAAACCCGGTCTGGAAAGGTGATATCTGGGTGCTGCAAAAAAAGCGAATGACCGTTACTGCGCCCTTACGGTTATGGATTCAGGGTTTTTGTATTAATTTTTTAAACTTTATTGATAATCAATGGCTAAGAATTGAACCAGGTTGGCTTTTAACTTCATTAAGGTGTATTTCGATGAAAATCCATGAAATCTCTTACGAAGAAGCGGGCTTTTTTGAAGTGCGGGAAAGCCGCGGCTGCGACGTATTTCTGCCTGGCGCTCGTCGGTTGCGGCGTGGAAAAACCCCGGGAGGTGGAACTGGCGATCAGGGAGCTACCCGATGAATTGGATTTCAATTACGACGTCAAACCGATTCTCTCCGATAAATGCTTTGCCTGCCACGGCCCCGACGCAAAAAAGCAGAAGGGCGGCTTGCGGCTGGATACCGAAGAAGGTGCTTACAAAGCGCTGAAAAAGACGAAGGGGCGGCATGCGATCGTACCGGGCGATCTGGCCGCGAGCGAAGTGTACACGCGGCTCGTCTCGCAAGACCCCGGGTTGAAAATGCCGCCGCCCGCGTCTAACCTTGCATTATCTGTAAAGGAAATAGCCGTACTTACCCGCTGGATCGAGCAGGGCGCTAAATACAAACCGCATTGGTCGTTCATAAAACCCGAAAAAGTCGGAGTCCCGAAACCAAGGCTGGCAGGTTGGGCCAGGACACCGATCGACAATTTTATCCTCGAACGGTTGGACAGGGAAAAACTGCGCCCTTCGCCGGAGGCCAGCCGCGAAGATCTGATTCGTCGGGCAAGTTTCGATCTGACCGGTCTGCCGCCCACATTGGCTGAAATCGATGGATTTGTGGCCGATAAATCCCCCCGATGCATACGCCCGGCTCATCGACCGCCTGTTGCAATCTCCGGCTTATGGCGAACGCATGGCCGGCGAGTGGATGGACGTTTCGCGCTATGCCGACAGCGACGGTTACCTCGACGACAAGCATCGCGATTTCTCCCCCCTGGCGCGACTGGGTGATCGGCGCCTTCAACCGGAATATGCCTTACGACAGGTTTATTACCATGCAGCTGGCTGGTGACCTGTTGCCCGGCAAAACCCGTGAAAGCATTCTGGCCACAGCATTCAACCGCCTGCACAAGAAAAGCTCCGAGGCGGGTATCGTTTTCGAAGAATACAGGGTGGAATACAATGCGGACAGGGTGCAGACGGTGGGGCAGGGGATTCTGGGGCTTTCGGTGCAATGTGCGCGATGCCATGACCATAAGTACGATCCGATCAGTCAGGAAGCATATTATAAAATGTTCGGGCTTTTCAACAGCACCGACGAAACCGGAAGCCCGGTGTATGGACCCGACCAAACGCCCGGGCCTGCATTGCTGCTCACCAACAAGGAAAATGAGGAACTGCTCCGTTTTTTTGACCGGCAAATCACCGGCTTGCGTAACCGTCTGGAAAAGACCAGGGCCGATTCGCAGGCCGATTTTAGAAACTGGCTGGGTACCGGAAAATTGACCGCCGGGATGGTCGGCCGGCAGGCCGCCAGTGGAATGGTGGCCTATTATCCTTTCGACAAAGCTTTCGCAAACGGCGGAAAAGAGACGGTCACACCCAACTTATTGAATAAAAACCAGCCGGCCCAATGCACTGAAATCGTCCTGAAACCAGGCGTGAAAGGCAATGCCTACTTTGTATCCGACTATAATTCCGTCAGGCTGGGGCATAACATCGGCTGGCACGAGCGTACGGAACCTTTTTCGGTGGAGCTTTGGATCAATCCGGCCACAGTTTATCCCGACGCGGGTATTTTTTACCATTGCGAGGACCTCCGCCTGGGTTACAAGGGGTATTCGCTGAAACTGGCCGACAACAAATTACAGTTCATCATCGCACACTCCTATCCGCAGAACGCCATTCAGGTCAGCACGGTAGCGGCGGTCCCGAAGCAGAAATGGACGCAGGTAACGGTGACCTACGACGGATCCAGCAGGGCAGCGGGAGCGAAAATCTATATCAATGGGGAGCTGGCAAAGGTGACCGTCGACCGCGACTATCTTTACAAAGGCATTTTGTATGAAAAGGATATTCATACGTATGGTTTTCAGGGATTTATGCTCGGTCAGCGTAACCTGCTGATCCCCTTCAAGGATGGGGGGCTCGACGAACTGAAAATTTTCGACAAGGAATTGACGGCCCTGGAAGTTCTGTACAATTACGACGCCGGAAAGGTTGCCGGAATACTAAGCAAGCGGGGCCGGCCAGCCGAAATGGCGATGTTGAAGGCATTTTACGACGCCCGTTTCAACGCCCGTGTGGCTGCCCTGAGCGATAGCCTGAAAGCCGGTATGGACGCGCAGAACAAACTGGTAAACAGCATTCCGGAACTGATGGTAATGGGCGACCTGCCCAAGCCCCGGCCAACTTACCTGCTCACAAGGGGTGCCTACAACGCGCCCGGAAAGCAGGTGACGCCGGGTGCATTGGAAACGGTAATGCCCTTCGAGGGAAGGTTTCCACCGAACAGACTGGGGCTGGCACGCTGGATCACCGATAAAAATAACCCGCTCACGGCGCGGGTGTTCGTAAACCGCATTTGGCAAATGCATTTCGGAAACGGCATAGTGCGCTCGTCGGCCGATTTCGGCAACCAGGGAAACCTGCCGACCCACCCGCAGCTGCTCGACTGGCTCGCGGTCGATTTTATGAATTCCGGTTGGAATATCAAACGGCTGCATAAGCTTATTATGCTCTCCGCTACCTATCGGCAAAGTTCCGTAACCACGCCGGAACTGCTTGAAAAAGATCCGGACAACGAACTGCTCGCAAGAGGCGCCCGGTTCCGTTTTACGGCCGAAATGATCAGGGATAATGCATTGTTTATCAGTGGGCTGATGGTGAATAAAATGGGTGGCCAAAGTGTGTATCCTTATCAGCCAGCCGGGCTTTGGGACGAGCTCAGCGACAAGGTATGGCGCTACAAATATCTTCAGGAACCGGGCGAGGGGCTATACAGGCGAAGCCTTTACACCGTTTGGAAAAGGACCTCGCCCCCGCCTTCGATGCTGATCTTCGACGCCCCCGAGCGCGGCGAATGCGTGGCGAAGCGTCGCTCCACGAGCACACCGTTACAAGCGCTGGTGCTGCTCAACGACCCGCAATATGTGGAAGCCGCCCGGGCCCTGGCCGAACGGGTTTTGCACGAAACGCGGGGCATAAATTCCACCGATATGGCTTTCAGGCTCATTACCGGCCGCAGGCCGGACCGGGCGGAGCAAAAAAATACTCTCGGAGTTTTATGCCGGCGAACTCGCCCGTTTCCGGGCCCGGCCCGCGCAAGCGCTCGAATACCTGCGCACGGGCGAACGTAAATGGGACCGGACGCTGAAACCAGAAGAAATCGCCGCACTGGCCACAGTTGCCAACGCGGTTATGAATACGGACGAAGGTTATACCCGCAAATAATGCAATATGGAAGATCTGAAAAAGGTATTAACCCAGCTCAACCGTCGGGACTTTCTCACCAAAGCGGGGCTGGGCCTCGGCTCTATCGCACTTTCCAGTATTATACAGACTTCCCCCGGCGGTCGGCGCGAGGAAGCGAATGCCGACGCGGCGATAGCGCCATTTGTGCGGGGGCCACATTTCTCTCCCAGGGCGAAAAGGATTATTTACCTTTTCCAGAGCGGCGGGCCCTCGCAGTTGGAAACCTTCGATTATAAACCCGCATTGGTAAAATGGCACGGTCAGGAAATCCCCGAATCGATAAAAGGGACGCAGCGGAACTCGGGTATGGTGGCGGGGCAGTCGACATTTCCGCTGGTCAAGTCGATCTATGATTTCAAACAATACGGTCAGTCGGGTGCGTGGGTGAGCGAGCTTTTGCCCTACACGGCGGGCATCGTGGACGATTTGTGTATTGTCAAATCGGTCTATACCGAGGCTATTAACCACGAACCGGCGGTGATGTTCGTGCAAACGGGCTCCCAGCAAAGCGGAAGGCCGTCGATGGGCTCGTGGCTGAGCTATGGGTTGGGGTCGGACAATCAGAACCTGCCTCACTTCATGGTTTTGATTTCCAAGGGCGTCAAAGGCGACCAGCCATTGAGTACCGCCGCCTGGGCGAACGGCTTCCTTGCTTCCCACCATCAGGGCGTGCAGCTCAGGGCAGGTAAAGACCCGGTGCTCTACCTGCAAAACCCGTATGGCGTGCACAAGGAAGACAGGCGTCGAGCGCTCGATCGCATCAGGGAACTGAACGAACACCAGTTTACGCTCTGGGGCGATCCTGAAATCCAGTCGAAAATCAGCCAGTACGAAATGGCTTATCGCATGCAGACTTCCGTGCCCGAGGCCCTGGACACGACGAGCGAGCCCGAATATATTTATAAAATGTACGGGGAAGACGCCCGCAGACCCGGCACTTTTGCCGCAAATTGTCTGCTGGCGCGACGAATGGCCGAGCGTGATGTGAAATTTATCCAGCTTTACCACATGGGTTGGGACCAGCACGGCGACCTGCCTAAAAATATCGCGAAACAGGCCAAAGACGTCGACCAGGCGTCGGCAGCACTGGTAAAGGACCTGAAACAACGCGGGTTACTGGAAGATACGCTGGTGGTTTGGGGTGGCGAATTTGGCCGTACCAGCTTTTCGCAGGGGAAACTGACGGCCGATAACTATGGCCGCGACCACCACTCCGGCTGCTTCACCATGTGGATGACGGGCGGCGGCGTCAGGACGGGCCAGGTTTATGGTGAAACCGACGAATTCAGTTACAATGTGGTTAAGGACGGCGTACATGTGCATGATTTTCAGGCTACCTTGCTGCACCTTTTCGGACTGGACCATGAGAAACTGGTTTTCAAGCACCAGGGCAGGCGTTACCGACTGACGGACGTTCACGGCACGGTTATAAAGGGCCTGATCACCTGATACTGAGCACCGGCCGCCTGACAAACTGCAGTTCCGGACTCCGGTCCTGGAACGGGGGCTAGCCGGGGAAGATCCGCCCGATGATTTTCCCGATCTCGATAAAATCGTCGTGGTTGCTAACCGACCGGCGTTCGGTCTGGTCGTCGTCCTGCTGCGAGAACGGGAATATCAGCAGGAAATTATTTTCGCTCGCATGCTGGTTGAGGAAATCGGGAATGTCGCCCATTTGCGGGAAATAGGAAATCATGCCGCGCTT harbors:
- a CDS encoding HAMP domain-containing sensor histidine kinase, with the translated sequence MNKYLPGPNNRILTRLGSLTLRLYGDPSEFSLQSRIFHFMGAITVCVMVYVLFFSIAVGMTTYALITGILLPLQLGLYYLSRVKKRTTIAVYIYSLLFHGFFVVSYRLSAGISGSTLLSFCLVFYLSLITTPRKEYLVLTILNIGLVGSLLWLEYHDPAFVIVHYADRREQFIDVASTYTINILLFLGGLGYVISNYTREKEKAEQRAALLDELHEEKSRLISVISHDYHTPLVSLGKYLDIIGNYELNADERKMLQSEMRQSIVNTQNLLMNLLDMTKFDSRLISHDHRFNVLDSVRDTLRVYGDIAKLNGLAFTIDLPENLTLTGNPQVFTIIIRNLINNAVKFTKGGGEVSVVYRRDQSDHLFCIRDSGQGISKGRRKDILETWKNPVRVLSRSGGLGLSLVKRYTDLLGGEITFASNPGTGTTFFLRFPASVQAVS
- a CDS encoding Crp/Fnr family transcriptional regulator: MQQLITHISKFGSIDAGKLAEIGQYFEARTFKKRELLLEEGQRCNEKFFIVKGCVNLFYLRQNGVEQTIDFALENWWTTDFMAFQNGGTAQFSIRAIETTEVLSISAARQREMLANEIPELHGYFHAVFQRAYAASQVRIRKLYELSKEELYHDFISSYPAFIQRVPQYLLASFLGFTPEYLSEIRKKSLS
- a CDS encoding carboxymuconolactone decarboxylase family protein, with product MKKIVKRLDVWKEEPLYWTHMSAIEKRVYASSVPRSLIELIKIRASQINKCVFCIDYHTNEALQLGESPRRIFVLSAWKESPLFTEVEKSALQLTEEITHISVDGVADETYERIKTHFSAGEIADLIICICHINFMNRIGISTQTVAI
- a CDS encoding DUF1553 domain-containing protein, with product MANAWPASGWTFRAMPTATVTSTTSIAISPPWRDWVIGAFNRNMPYDRFITMQLAGDLLPGKTRESILATAFNRLHKKSSEAGIVFEEYRVEYNADRVQTVGQGILGLSVQCARCHDHKYDPISQEAYYKMFGLFNSTDETGSPVYGPDQTPGPALLLTNKENEELLRFFDRQITGLRNRLEKTRADSQADFRNWLGTGKLTAGMVGRQAASGMVAYYPFDKAFANGGKETVTPNLLNKNQPAQCTEIVLKPGVKGNAYFVSDYNSVRLGHNIGWHERTEPFSVELWINPATVYPDAGIFYHCEDLRLGYKGYSLKLADNKLQFIIAHSYPQNAIQVSTVAAVPKQKWTQVTVTYDGSSRAAGAKIYINGELAKVTVDRDYLYKGILYEKDIHTYGFQGFMLGQRNLLIPFKDGGLDELKIFDKELTALEVLYNYDAGKVAGILSKRGRPAEMAMLKAFYDARFNARVAALSDSLKAGMDAQNKLVNSIPELMVMGDLPKPRPTYLLTRGAYNAPGKQVTPGALETVMPFEGRFPPNRLGLARWITDKNNPLTARVFVNRIWQMHFGNGIVRSSADFGNQGNLPTHPQLLDWLAVDFMNSGWNIKRLHKLIMLSATYRQSSVTTPELLEKDPDNELLARGARFRFTAEMIRDNALFISGLMVNKMGGQSVYPYQPAGLWDELSDKVWRYKYLQEPGEGLYRRSLYTVWKRTSPPPSMLIFDAPERGECVAKRRSTSTPLQALVLLNDPQYVEAARALAERVLHETRGINSTDMAFRLITGRRPDRAEQKNTLGVLCRRTRPFPGPARASARIPAHGRT
- a CDS encoding DUF1501 domain-containing protein, whose product is MEDLKKVLTQLNRRDFLTKAGLGLGSIALSSIIQTSPGGRREEANADAAIAPFVRGPHFSPRAKRIIYLFQSGGPSQLETFDYKPALVKWHGQEIPESIKGTQRNSGMVAGQSTFPLVKSIYDFKQYGQSGAWVSELLPYTAGIVDDLCIVKSVYTEAINHEPAVMFVQTGSQQSGRPSMGSWLSYGLGSDNQNLPHFMVLISKGVKGDQPLSTAAWANGFLASHHQGVQLRAGKDPVLYLQNPYGVHKEDRRRALDRIRELNEHQFTLWGDPEIQSKISQYEMAYRMQTSVPEALDTTSEPEYIYKMYGEDARRPGTFAANCLLARRMAERDVKFIQLYHMGWDQHGDLPKNIAKQAKDVDQASAALVKDLKQRGLLEDTLVVWGGEFGRTSFSQGKLTADNYGRDHHSGCFTMWMTGGGVRTGQVYGETDEFSYNVVKDGVHVHDFQATLLHLFGLDHEKLVFKHQGRRYRLTDVHGTVIKGLIT